In one window of Pleomorphomonas sp. T1.2MG-36 DNA:
- the rpmA gene encoding 50S ribosomal protein L27, with amino-acid sequence MAHKKAGGSSRNGRDTAGRRLGVKKFGGEAVIPGNIIIRQRGTQWHPGANVGMGVDHTIFAITEGNVSFATKSNGRVYVSVVPTAAAAE; translated from the coding sequence ATGGCTCACAAAAAGGCAGGCGGTTCGTCCCGCAACGGTCGCGATACGGCCGGTCGACGCCTCGGCGTGAAGAAGTTCGGCGGCGAGGCCGTCATCCCCGGCAACATCATCATTCGCCAGCGCGGCACCCAGTGGCATCCGGGCGCCAACGTCGGCATGGGCGTGGATCACACGATCTTTGCCATTACGGAAGGAAACGTCTCCTTCGCCACCAAGAGCAACGGCCGAGTTTACGTCTCGGTCGTGCCGACGGCGGCAGCAGCAGAGTAA
- a CDS encoding LysR family transcriptional regulator, with amino-acid sequence MEPVNGAFDVRLMRTLLLLVTECSVSRTAEILGQTQPTVSLALKRLRELIGDPILVRSGGTLVPTERGQELRATLQRLLADIDALLAPPPSFDPERTERRFRIAAANCLDAEFLPRIFARLAEEAPRASIDIATLPGHDDLMSHLSDGSLDLVVGNWPRPPEQLRMAPLLTTSIKCVVAAGHGLAGTIGSLDMDRYLAERHLSPSADVMKHYSPIDGRLMELGLSRHIAASVPEYAIVPHMLAGSDLVFTTGAPFAEQMAQRGDFAVIDAPAEFGRMDFYLLWHDCKHHSPAHIWFRHLVKASVSDLRSSRDAVPQMMRVAAE; translated from the coding sequence ATGGAGCCCGTCAACGGCGCCTTCGACGTCCGCCTGATGCGGACCCTTCTTCTGCTCGTCACCGAATGCAGCGTGTCGCGTACGGCCGAGATTCTCGGCCAGACCCAGCCGACCGTCAGTCTGGCATTGAAGCGCCTGCGAGAGCTGATCGGCGACCCCATACTGGTGCGTTCCGGCGGTACCCTCGTCCCCACCGAGCGGGGCCAGGAGCTCAGGGCCACGCTGCAGCGCCTGCTCGCCGATATCGACGCTCTTCTGGCCCCGCCGCCCAGTTTCGACCCCGAAAGAACCGAACGTCGATTTCGCATCGCCGCCGCCAACTGTCTGGATGCGGAGTTCCTGCCGCGCATCTTCGCCCGGCTCGCCGAAGAGGCACCGAGAGCCTCGATCGATATCGCGACGCTGCCGGGACACGACGACCTGATGAGCCACCTGTCCGACGGTTCGCTCGATCTGGTGGTCGGCAACTGGCCACGGCCGCCGGAACAACTGCGCATGGCGCCGCTGCTGACCACGTCGATCAAATGTGTGGTCGCTGCGGGCCACGGGCTGGCCGGCACCATCGGATCGCTCGACATGGATCGCTATCTCGCGGAGCGTCATCTGTCGCCTTCGGCCGACGTGATGAAGCATTACAGCCCCATCGACGGTCGCCTGATGGAGCTCGGCCTCAGTCGCCATATCGCCGCTTCGGTTCCTGAGTATGCCATCGTTCCCCACATGCTGGCCGGGTCCGACCTCGTCTTCACGACGGGAGCGCCTTTCGCCGAACAAATGGCGCAAAGGGGCGATTTTGCCGTCATCGACGCGCCGGCCGAGTTCGGCCGCATGGATTTCTACCTGCTTTGGCACGACTGCAAGCACCACTCGCCGGCTCACATCTGGTTCAGGCACCTGGTGAAGGCGTCGGTCTCCGATCTCAGAAGTTCGAGGGACGCGGTGCCGCAAATGATGCGCGTTGCCGCCGAGTGA
- a CDS encoding ABC transporter permease — translation MTFRQRHLALPVAVAIVAGCLAPLAVLVAFSFYEVEDFDLIPAFSFRAWGELATSTTDWFLIGKAVLSGVTTTVFTALLGYPVALVLTRLATSAKGLAIIVLLTPLYTGEIVRIYAWRIVLGGEGLVNTVLQGLGLIDEPLKFLLFSPFTIGLVLTYNNLPFMVLAIWVSAEMVDRRLIEAARDLGARPVDAFFRVIFPLTTPGLAAGSLTVFALSAGEMLTPSLLGGTSGSTAMALVDNLFGTAFDWPLASALALALLATLFLVASAMAGLLLRLKGARAVIGRT, via the coding sequence ATGACCTTCCGCCAGCGCCATCTCGCGCTGCCGGTGGCGGTGGCGATCGTTGCCGGATGTCTGGCGCCGCTCGCCGTCCTCGTCGCCTTCAGCTTCTATGAGGTGGAAGACTTCGACCTGATTCCGGCCTTTTCGTTCAGGGCGTGGGGCGAACTCGCCACATCGACGACCGATTGGTTCCTGATCGGCAAGGCGGTGCTGTCGGGTGTCACGACCACGGTGTTCACGGCTCTTCTCGGCTATCCGGTGGCGCTGGTGCTGACGCGCCTTGCCACCTCGGCAAAAGGGCTTGCCATCATTGTGCTGCTGACGCCGCTCTACACCGGCGAGATCGTCCGCATCTACGCGTGGCGGATCGTGCTCGGGGGAGAGGGGCTGGTCAACACGGTACTGCAGGGGCTTGGTCTGATCGACGAACCGCTGAAGTTTCTGCTGTTCTCGCCGTTCACCATCGGTCTCGTCCTGACCTACAACAACCTGCCCTTCATGGTGCTCGCCATCTGGGTGTCGGCCGAGATGGTCGACCGTCGGCTGATCGAAGCGGCGCGCGATCTCGGCGCCCGGCCCGTCGATGCCTTCTTCCGTGTCATCTTTCCGTTGACGACGCCCGGGCTTGCCGCCGGAAGCCTCACCGTCTTCGCGCTGTCGGCCGGCGAAATGCTGACGCCGAGCCTTCTGGGCGGCACCTCGGGGTCGACCGCCATGGCGCTCGTCGACAATCTGTTCGGTACGGCGTTCGACTGGCCGCTTGCCTCGGCGCTCGCCCTGGCTCTTTTGGCCACCTTGTTCCTGGTCGCATCTGCCATGGCCGGGTTGTTGCTGCGCCTCAAGGGCGCTCGCGCCGTGATCGGGAGGACATGA
- the rplU gene encoding 50S ribosomal protein L21 produces MTMFAVIKTGGKQYKVAVDDVFDIEKIELEDGAAVTFEEVLAVGSDAGVTVGAPTVAGATVVAEVVEQTRGPKVISFKKRRRQNSKRKRGHRQLLTTVKITAINAA; encoded by the coding sequence ATGACCATGTTCGCAGTGATCAAGACCGGCGGCAAGCAGTACAAAGTTGCCGTCGACGACGTATTCGACATCGAGAAGATCGAGCTTGAGGACGGCGCGGCCGTCACCTTCGAGGAAGTGCTGGCCGTCGGTTCCGACGCCGGTGTCACCGTTGGCGCCCCCACCGTTGCTGGCGCCACCGTCGTTGCCGAAGTGGTCGAGCAGACCCGTGGCCCCAAGGTGATCTCGTTCAAGAAGCGCCGTCGGCAGAACTCCAAGCGCAAGCGCGGCCATCGGCAGCTTCTGACCACGGTGAAGATCACCGCGATCAACGCCGCCTGA
- a CDS encoding ABC transporter substrate-binding protein, with amino-acid sequence MQRFILNRRQMLGGLAAGAGLSLLGPMGRASAAVSEIVWATWDSNGHPEYVAAFEKATGTKVKLSFLSSEDAQFAALKTGSASDWDVVNPSLNQARRYIKAGELLPLDLTKVPNLAHMYDVFKATDKVKGEDGQTYAIPYLWGLNPIVYRSDIHTEEPTYSTLFDPKFKGQLAMRDYALESIAIAALHIGIPRERAFLLTSDELVEVKKALIAQKPLLRTYWQTIGDLTNLIATGEVTAAFSWRVPYDALKDKMKVAMAKPKAGIMGWCDCFAIPASLPEEKIETAYKFADYLLGADYASTIAEIGNYATTSSIIRDKLTPEKQEAIFIDDLSVMQHFMWPEAPENYSEWLKVWNEVKAA; translated from the coding sequence ATGCAGCGCTTCATTCTCAATCGTCGCCAGATGCTCGGAGGGCTCGCCGCCGGAGCCGGACTTTCGCTTCTCGGCCCCATGGGCCGGGCTTCCGCAGCCGTTTCGGAAATCGTCTGGGCGACCTGGGATTCCAATGGCCATCCCGAATATGTCGCCGCTTTCGAAAAGGCGACGGGCACCAAGGTCAAGTTGTCGTTCCTGTCGAGCGAGGATGCGCAGTTCGCGGCGCTGAAGACCGGTTCGGCTTCGGACTGGGATGTCGTCAATCCCTCGCTGAACCAGGCCCGCCGCTACATCAAGGCCGGCGAACTGCTGCCGCTCGACCTCACGAAGGTGCCCAACCTCGCGCACATGTACGACGTGTTCAAGGCGACCGACAAGGTGAAGGGCGAGGATGGCCAGACCTACGCCATTCCCTATCTCTGGGGCCTCAATCCGATCGTCTACCGGTCGGACATCCACACCGAGGAGCCGACCTACTCGACGCTGTTCGACCCGAAGTTCAAGGGCCAGCTCGCCATGCGCGACTATGCCCTCGAATCGATCGCCATCGCCGCGCTGCATATCGGCATCCCCCGCGAACGCGCCTTCCTGCTCACCAGCGACGAGCTCGTCGAGGTGAAGAAGGCGCTGATCGCCCAGAAGCCGCTGCTCAGGACCTACTGGCAGACCATCGGCGATCTGACCAACCTGATCGCCACTGGCGAGGTGACGGCGGCCTTCTCCTGGCGCGTGCCCTATGACGCGCTGAAGGACAAGATGAAGGTGGCGATGGCCAAGCCAAAGGCCGGCATCATGGGCTGGTGCGACTGTTTCGCCATTCCGGCCAGCCTGCCGGAGGAAAAGATCGAGACCGCCTACAAGTTCGCCGACTACCTGCTCGGCGCCGATTATGCGTCCACCATCGCCGAGATCGGCAACTATGCCACCACCTCGTCGATCATCCGCGACAAGCTGACCCCGGAGAAGCAGGAAGCCATCTTCATCGACGATCTATCGGTCATGCAGCACTTCATGTGGCCGGAAGCCCCCGAGAACTACTCGGAGTGGCTGAAGGTTTGGAACGAGGTCAAGGCGGCCTGA
- a CDS encoding ABC transporter ATP-binding protein, producing MEKRTEPALSPLLLAMRGVVKTFGRSTAVDGIDLDVPERAFLTLLGPSGCGKTTVLRMIAGFETPDSGDMRLDNTPLVDVPPERRPVNTVFQSYALFPHLTVNENVAFSLKLRGGVPDMAARVRRALDAVHMADFGDRYPHQLSGGQQQRVAVARAIIAEPRLLLLDEPLSALDRKMRGHLQIELKALQRRLGIAFVYVTHDQEEAFALSDVVVVMNKGRIAQKADPQTIYSRPADSFVADFIGNSTLVKGQVRERHGDMATIETPLGNVTAPVADGLAAGDPAVLVIRPELLSVHGEGTTTLIGTVGNCVFQGERSMIEADVAGVALRFAAEAPYSIGSSVPLWLDAGRSFITRVAT from the coding sequence ATGGAAAAGCGGACGGAGCCGGCCTTGTCGCCGCTGCTTCTGGCAATGCGCGGCGTCGTCAAGACATTCGGCCGTTCGACCGCGGTGGATGGAATCGACCTGGATGTTCCGGAGCGGGCGTTTCTGACGCTGCTCGGACCGTCAGGATGCGGCAAGACGACCGTTCTCAGGATGATCGCGGGGTTCGAGACGCCGGACTCCGGCGACATGCGCCTCGACAACACGCCGCTTGTCGACGTGCCCCCCGAGCGGCGGCCCGTCAACACGGTGTTCCAGTCCTATGCCCTTTTCCCCCATCTCACCGTCAACGAGAACGTCGCCTTCTCGTTGAAGCTCAGGGGCGGCGTTCCCGACATGGCGGCTCGCGTGCGGCGGGCGCTCGATGCGGTTCACATGGCTGACTTCGGCGACCGCTATCCGCACCAGCTTTCCGGCGGCCAGCAGCAGCGTGTCGCCGTGGCGCGTGCGATCATCGCCGAGCCGCGCCTCCTGCTTCTGGACGAACCGCTATCGGCTCTCGATCGGAAGATGCGCGGTCATCTCCAGATCGAGTTGAAGGCGCTGCAACGGCGCCTCGGCATCGCCTTCGTCTATGTGACGCACGACCAGGAAGAAGCCTTCGCGCTGTCCGACGTCGTGGTGGTGATGAACAAGGGACGCATTGCCCAGAAGGCCGACCCTCAGACCATCTACAGCCGTCCGGCCGACAGCTTCGTTGCCGACTTCATCGGCAATTCGACGCTGGTGAAGGGGCAGGTCCGGGAGCGCCACGGTGACATGGCGACGATTGAAACTCCGCTCGGTAACGTGACCGCACCGGTTGCCGATGGTCTTGCCGCCGGGGATCCTGCCGTTCTGGTCATCCGGCCCGAACTCCTTTCGGTCCATGGCGAGGGCACGACGACGCTCATCGGTACGGTCGGCAATTGCGTGTTTCAGGGCGAACGCAGCATGATCGAGGCGGACGTCGCCGGTGTGGCTCTGCGTTTCGCGGCCGAGGCTCCCTATTCCATCGGCTCGAGCGTTCCTCTCTGGCTCGATGCCGGTCGCAGTTTCATCACGAGAGTTGCCACATGA
- a CDS encoding nucleoside deaminase, which produces MPLPDLDHESYLRHTFAIAAAAAEAGSHPFGAILVGGDGTVLMEQGNAYLPDHDMTGHAERVLATRASCRFPPAELVDATLYSSAEPCAMCAGSAYWAGIGRIVYGLSESTLGQITGNHPENPTLDLPCRVVLESGRRTVEVIGPMLEDEAAELHRSFWASR; this is translated from the coding sequence ATGCCGCTTCCAGACCTCGACCACGAATCCTACCTCCGCCATACCTTCGCCATCGCAGCCGCGGCGGCCGAAGCCGGCAGCCACCCGTTCGGAGCCATTCTCGTCGGCGGTGACGGAACGGTTCTCATGGAGCAGGGCAATGCGTACCTGCCCGATCACGACATGACCGGCCATGCCGAACGCGTGCTGGCAACGCGCGCCTCTTGCCGCTTCCCACCGGCCGAGCTTGTCGACGCCACGCTCTACTCGTCTGCCGAACCTTGCGCCATGTGTGCAGGATCTGCCTATTGGGCAGGCATCGGCCGCATCGTTTATGGTCTTTCGGAAAGCACCCTGGGACAGATTACAGGCAACCATCCGGAGAACCCGACGCTCGACCTGCCTTGCAGGGTGGTGCTGGAAAGCGGCCGGCGCACCGTCGAGGTGATCGGCCCCATGCTGGAAGACGAGGCTGCGGAGCTCCATCGGTCCTTTTGGGCAAGCCGTTGA